From Levilactobacillus zymae, a single genomic window includes:
- a CDS encoding SepM family pheromone-processing serine protease: MMRRLRQITREQRTQFVGMLVALLAILAFFMLPLPEYIEGPGSADNLKSFVKMPGHPDKRSGKFMITSVAVAQARPVSYLYAKLNPHYSVESTANVTGGESNATYDKVQDFYMQSAINESIYTAYRAAKRPVTRQYLGIYVVSVDAQSPFKRDLHVGDTVTKVNGRHFNNMVGYQTYIQRQKVGSRATITYQHNGKTRTATAKLMSLPTKKAGIGITLTDNVKVVPQTKVTVNPGNIGGPSGGLMFSLQIYQQLTNENLRHGRKIAGTGTVDSNGDVGEIGGIDKKIIAAKRAGATIFFAPYVKPTKALLKYEEHHQTNYQLAKATAKKYAPNMKVVPVKNFQDALHYLQTHP, from the coding sequence ATGATGCGGCGATTACGACAAATCACTCGGGAACAACGGACCCAATTTGTGGGGATGCTAGTGGCACTTTTGGCGATCTTAGCTTTCTTTATGTTGCCCTTACCGGAATACATCGAGGGCCCGGGGTCGGCGGATAATTTGAAATCGTTCGTGAAGATGCCCGGCCATCCGGATAAACGAAGTGGGAAGTTCATGATCACTTCCGTGGCGGTCGCCCAGGCCCGGCCGGTTAGCTATTTGTACGCCAAGCTCAATCCCCATTATTCGGTGGAATCCACGGCGAATGTCACGGGAGGCGAAAGTAACGCCACCTATGACAAGGTGCAGGACTTCTACATGCAAAGTGCGATCAATGAATCGATCTACACGGCTTACCGGGCAGCTAAGCGGCCGGTGACCCGGCAATATCTGGGGATTTACGTGGTCAGCGTGGACGCCCAATCGCCGTTTAAACGGGACCTACACGTTGGTGATACCGTGACCAAGGTTAACGGCCGGCACTTCAACAACATGGTCGGCTATCAAACCTATATCCAACGCCAAAAGGTTGGTAGCCGGGCCACCATTACCTATCAACATAACGGCAAGACCCGTACGGCCACCGCAAAATTGATGAGTCTGCCAACCAAAAAGGCCGGAATCGGCATCACGTTGACCGATAACGTCAAGGTCGTACCCCAGACTAAGGTTACCGTAAATCCCGGTAACATTGGGGGCCCGTCGGGGGGGCTGATGTTTAGTCTTCAAATCTATCAACAACTGACCAACGAAAACCTGCGTCACGGCCGCAAAATTGCCGGGACGGGGACCGTGGACAGTAACGGTGACGTGGGAGAAATTGGCGGAATCGATAAGAAGATCATCGCCGCTAAGCGGGCCGGGGCCACCATTTTCTTTGCCCCGTACGTCAAACCCACCAAGGCTTTGTTAAAGTACGAGGAACACCACCAGACAAACTATCAGTTAGCTAAGGCTACGGCGAAGAAGTACGCGCCGAACATGAAAGTTGTTCCGGTGAAGAACTTTCAGGATGCCTTGCACTATCTCCAAACGCATCCTTAA
- the rsmD gene encoding 16S rRNA (guanine(966)-N(2))-methyltransferase RsmD translates to MRIVAGDFGGRRLKAVPGMATRPTTDKVKEAMFNIIGPYFDGGQSLDLFAGSGGLSIEAVSRGIARAVLIDRQYAAIKTIKDNVAVTKAPERFEILKRDAKRAVPELASRGEQFDLVFFDPPYAQQKIVQQMTQLRELNLLTATARIVCETDQQAQLPETVPGFTFIEQRNYGITVLTIYAIGRD, encoded by the coding sequence ATGAGAATTGTGGCAGGTGACTTTGGCGGCCGACGGTTAAAGGCGGTACCCGGAATGGCGACTCGGCCCACCACGGATAAGGTTAAGGAAGCCATGTTTAACATCATTGGCCCCTACTTCGATGGGGGCCAGAGCCTGGATCTATTTGCGGGCTCTGGGGGCTTGAGTATTGAGGCCGTTTCCCGGGGGATTGCCCGGGCGGTCTTGATTGATCGGCAGTACGCGGCCATTAAGACCATCAAGGATAATGTGGCGGTCACCAAAGCTCCCGAGCGATTTGAGATTTTGAAACGCGACGCTAAGCGGGCGGTTCCAGAACTAGCGAGCCGGGGCGAACAATTTGACCTCGTCTTTTTCGATCCACCGTACGCCCAACAAAAGATTGTTCAGCAGATGACGCAATTGCGGGAGCTGAACCTATTAACGGCGACGGCTCGCATTGTGTGTGAGACGGATCAACAGGCCCAGTTACCGGAAACGGTCCCGGGGTTCACCTTCATTGAGCAGCGCAACTATGGCATTACAGTCTTAACGATTTATGCAATAGGAAGGGATTAA
- the coaD gene encoding pantetheine-phosphate adenylyltransferase — protein MTIAVFPGSFDPLTNGHLDLITRASRLFDQLIVAVGQNTAKQGVFTPAERVAFIEQSVEKLPNVTVRVETGLTVAFMQQCHATVLIRGLRNSTDFEYEQGIAGMNRHLDAHIETVCLMADPQYQFVSSSLLREVAKFGGDLTTLVPVPVAQALAQRLGSDQP, from the coding sequence ATGACAATTGCGGTTTTTCCGGGGAGCTTTGATCCCTTAACCAACGGCCATTTAGACTTAATCACCCGGGCCAGTCGCCTATTCGATCAGTTGATTGTGGCGGTGGGACAGAACACGGCTAAGCAGGGCGTCTTTACGCCCGCTGAACGGGTTGCCTTTATCGAGCAGAGTGTCGAGAAGTTACCCAACGTTACGGTGCGGGTAGAAACGGGACTGACCGTGGCATTCATGCAGCAATGTCACGCCACGGTGCTGATTCGGGGACTGCGCAATAGCACCGACTTCGAGTACGAGCAAGGCATCGCTGGGATGAACCGTCATCTGGATGCGCACATTGAGACGGTGTGCTTGATGGCCGATCCGCAGTACCAGTTCGTATCGTCGAGTCTATTACGCGAAGTCGCCAAGTTTGGCGGTGACTTGACCACGTTGGTTCCGGTTCCGGTCGCTCAGGCGTTGGCCCAACGGTTGGGAAGTGACCAACCATGA
- a CDS encoding helix-hairpin-helix domain-containing protein — MQRLMDWWEELPRYQRLLGLLMVGGLMLGLWGVLRPGSAASSTGLGTPPPPATTGMASSSGTGSTRASRPSAGASGASHDTQVWVDVQGAVNHPGLYQFAQGMRVADALKTAGGLTPRADRRQINLALRLTDQQQLYVPLKGEKAPATTAVSGTGGTGTPASGATSGSGSSGAPVNLNTATVTELQQLTGVGAKKAQKIVDYRTEHGPFKSVKDLTQVAGFGEKTVAHLQAQLTT, encoded by the coding sequence ATGCAACGACTTATGGATTGGTGGGAAGAGCTTCCCCGCTACCAACGACTATTAGGTCTGCTGATGGTGGGCGGGTTGATGCTAGGCCTGTGGGGCGTCTTACGCCCCGGTTCAGCAGCGTCTAGCACCGGACTAGGAACCCCGCCACCCCCGGCTACTACGGGGATGGCAAGTTCATCAGGGACTGGTTCGACGCGGGCGAGTCGTCCCAGCGCAGGGGCTTCCGGGGCGAGTCACGACACTCAGGTTTGGGTCGACGTTCAGGGCGCGGTCAACCACCCCGGTTTGTATCAGTTTGCCCAGGGGATGCGGGTGGCCGATGCACTCAAAACGGCTGGTGGACTGACCCCGCGCGCGGATCGGCGCCAGATTAATTTAGCCTTACGCTTGACGGATCAGCAACAACTTTACGTCCCCTTAAAGGGCGAGAAGGCTCCAGCAACAACGGCTGTCAGTGGGACTGGCGGCACGGGAACACCCGCCAGCGGGGCAACGAGCGGGTCCGGTTCGAGCGGAGCACCGGTCAATTTGAATACGGCAACCGTGACCGAATTACAGCAACTCACGGGGGTTGGGGCGAAAAAGGCGCAGAAAATCGTGGACTACCGGACCGAACACGGACCGTTTAAGAGCGTCAAAGATCTGACACAGGTCGCGGGCTTTGGGGAGAAGACGGTCGCCCATTTACAAGCCCAACTGACGACTTAG
- a CDS encoding FtsW/RodA/SpoVE family cell cycle protein, translating into MQRLKYLDYWLAVPYLVLSLLGIVMVYSASADIGNQNGGSPTSYLIKQSLYVILGLIIVSFMLAMNLEKLRHPTLLRGLSYLALGSLAALLLVEKTVNGAAGWFHFGPISLQPAEFVKFYLIIWMANTITNRQDELATEGWWATMWQPIVTSALIIGLIFIQPDLGGAAINASIVVVLLFASGFNWKLSTGLMSGGLIAIVVVFIPLLVKLSETRMAQGSYQLQRMVAFKNPFVHSQGVGQQLVNSYYALSNGGIFGVGWGNSIQKTGYLPEPNTDFIMAILAEELGLLVALGVIALLFLMITRIVLVGVRSNSTYYALVCYGAATYLTVQTFFNIGGVLGLLPITGVTFPFISYGGSSTWTLALVMGIVLNISARQKHYRATH; encoded by the coding sequence ATGCAAAGATTAAAATATTTAGACTATTGGCTGGCAGTTCCCTATCTGGTACTGAGCTTGTTGGGGATTGTCATGGTCTATTCAGCCAGTGCCGATATCGGCAATCAAAATGGGGGGAGTCCGACCAGTTACCTGATTAAGCAATCCCTGTACGTGATTTTGGGGTTGATCATTGTCAGTTTCATGTTGGCGATGAACTTGGAAAAACTGCGCCATCCCACTTTATTGCGAGGACTCAGTTACCTGGCGTTGGGTTCCCTAGCGGCCTTACTGTTGGTAGAGAAAACCGTCAATGGGGCGGCGGGGTGGTTTCACTTTGGCCCCATTAGTTTACAACCCGCGGAATTTGTGAAGTTTTACTTGATTATCTGGATGGCCAATACGATTACCAATCGGCAGGATGAGTTAGCGACTGAGGGCTGGTGGGCGACCATGTGGCAGCCCATCGTGACCAGTGCGCTGATTATTGGGTTGATTTTTATTCAACCCGATCTTGGTGGGGCGGCCATTAACGCCAGTATTGTCGTGGTCCTCCTCTTTGCCAGTGGGTTTAATTGGAAGCTTTCGACCGGGCTTATGAGTGGTGGCTTAATCGCCATCGTCGTGGTATTTATTCCACTGTTGGTCAAGTTGTCTGAGACCAGAATGGCCCAGGGATCTTATCAATTGCAGCGGATGGTTGCGTTCAAAAATCCGTTTGTGCACTCCCAAGGTGTGGGGCAGCAATTGGTAAATTCCTACTATGCGCTGAGTAACGGTGGAATCTTTGGTGTCGGGTGGGGCAATAGTATCCAAAAGACGGGATATTTGCCGGAACCCAATACCGACTTTATTATGGCGATTCTAGCCGAAGAACTGGGCTTATTAGTGGCCCTGGGCGTAATTGCGTTGCTCTTTTTAATGATTACCCGGATCGTTTTAGTGGGTGTCCGCAGTAATTCCACCTATTATGCGTTGGTGTGTTACGGGGCGGCGACCTACTTGACGGTGCAAACGTTCTTTAACATTGGGGGGGTCTTAGGCCTCTTGCCGATTACTGGGGTGACGTTCCCGTTCATTAGTTACGGGGGATCGAGTACTTGGACTTTGGCGCTGGTGATGGGTATCGTCTTAAACATTAGCGCGCGGCAGAAACATTACCGGGCGACACATTAA
- a CDS encoding DNA internalization-related competence protein ComEC/Rec2: MYALGLFPGSRASEAPQELAGMQQLGLIHLFAISGLHVALVLTVAEWGLIQSRLPREWWEWALLVGLPGYAILAGSGSGVFRACWMRGLQLGGRRLNRPVSPLGAWTGAFLVGLAQNPGLLFELGSQLSYGLSLALILLKEETPRWRELGLTLLGLPSLLSGIFQWHSLTILANWVVVPLFPVLLLPLTVLGTLTGPRFPAITNGCAAGLAGVDELLRRVAALPGNVAFGKPAWGIAVAWYLGTWWIWSRPPEQRRRWLVGLLVSYGLVFVGIHYPLHGEVAYFDVGQGDSILIRTPGNRRVTLIDVGGRLAFPQPAWAPVQPVTYGAEHTSVTYLKSRGITHINEIYLTHHDADHIGDLPAILAEFRVDCVWVSTGMAQEVAWQRTVARYPGLQVRPLQVGVPASLVVHHPFAVMPADNAGSLALQGDFGGLNFLFMGDLDQAGEQKILAAQPQLQTDVLKLGHHGSKTATAASFVAQVRPRLAIISAGRHNRYGHPSPETLRTLQAAHVPWASTQQRGMIRYVYRGQHGTWQTKLNLKGE, translated from the coding sequence GTGTACGCGCTAGGCCTGTTCCCGGGTAGTCGGGCCAGTGAGGCCCCCCAGGAGCTCGCCGGAATGCAGCAGCTAGGGTTGATCCACCTCTTTGCCATCTCGGGATTGCACGTCGCGTTGGTTCTGACGGTAGCCGAATGGGGGTTGATCCAATCCCGGTTACCGCGTGAATGGTGGGAGTGGGCCCTGCTAGTGGGACTCCCGGGATATGCAATCCTGGCCGGCAGCGGCAGTGGGGTCTTCCGGGCCTGCTGGATGCGCGGCTTACAATTGGGGGGCCGCCGGTTAAACCGGCCCGTTAGTCCGTTGGGCGCTTGGACGGGAGCCTTTTTGGTGGGGCTGGCGCAGAATCCGGGGTTGCTGTTCGAATTGGGCAGTCAGCTCAGTTACGGTCTTTCGTTGGCGTTGATCCTACTCAAAGAGGAGACGCCGCGTTGGCGGGAACTGGGGTTAACTCTGCTGGGCTTACCCAGTTTACTCAGTGGCATCTTTCAGTGGCATAGCCTAACGATTCTTGCCAACTGGGTGGTGGTGCCGCTATTTCCCGTACTCCTGTTACCCCTGACCGTGCTGGGTACGCTGACGGGACCACGTTTTCCCGCAATCACGAACGGATGTGCCGCTGGCCTAGCAGGGGTTGATGAGCTGTTGCGGCGGGTCGCAGCGTTACCGGGTAACGTGGCTTTTGGCAAGCCCGCTTGGGGAATTGCGGTCGCGTGGTATCTGGGAACTTGGTGGATTTGGAGCCGACCGCCTGAGCAGCGACGACGCTGGCTGGTGGGGTTGCTGGTGAGTTATGGTCTGGTGTTTGTCGGCATTCACTATCCGCTCCACGGCGAAGTGGCTTATTTTGACGTCGGACAGGGAGATAGCATCCTGATTCGTACGCCCGGTAATCGCCGAGTGACACTGATCGACGTGGGTGGGCGGCTCGCATTTCCCCAGCCTGCCTGGGCTCCGGTACAGCCGGTGACCTACGGCGCTGAGCACACCAGTGTGACCTACCTAAAGAGTCGGGGAATTACCCATATCAACGAGATTTATTTGACCCATCACGATGCGGACCACATCGGCGATCTGCCGGCAATCTTAGCCGAGTTTCGGGTCGATTGCGTGTGGGTGTCGACGGGGATGGCGCAGGAAGTGGCCTGGCAACGAACCGTGGCCAGGTACCCCGGCTTGCAGGTGCGCCCCTTACAGGTGGGCGTTCCGGCGTCACTGGTGGTCCACCATCCCTTCGCGGTCATGCCGGCCGATAATGCTGGTTCACTGGCTTTACAGGGGGACTTTGGTGGGTTAAACTTCCTATTTATGGGTGATTTAGATCAAGCGGGGGAGCAGAAGATTTTAGCGGCCCAACCCCAACTACAGACCGACGTGCTGAAGCTAGGTCATCACGGTAGTAAGACCGCCACGGCGGCGAGCTTTGTGGCCCAGGTCCGGCCCCGACTAGCCATTATTTCGGCGGGCCGGCATAATCGCTACGGTCATCCCAGCCCCGAAACGTTACGGACCCTGCAGGCGGCTCACGTGCCGTGGGCCAGTACCCAACAGCGGGGAATGATCCGGTACGTTTATCGGGGCCAGCATGGAACTTGGCAAACCAAATTGAATTTAAAAGGGGAATAA
- a CDS encoding UPF0223 family protein, which translates to MAQTTNYEYPLYSDWSTADILKVTQLYQAVEAAYEQYQGVAAATILAAYRDFQTVVPQKFEEKQLDRDFQTASGYSIYRTVKLARQLGTGQVKMKGPQN; encoded by the coding sequence ATGGCACAAACGACAAATTATGAGTATCCACTGTACTCGGACTGGTCCACGGCCGATATCTTGAAGGTCACCCAGCTGTATCAAGCGGTTGAAGCGGCGTATGAACAATATCAGGGCGTGGCGGCGGCGACGATCCTGGCAGCTTACCGGGATTTTCAGACGGTGGTGCCCCAAAAATTTGAAGAAAAGCAACTGGATCGAGATTTTCAAACGGCATCCGGGTACAGTATCTACCGAACCGTGAAACTCGCACGACAGTTAGGAACGGGACAGGTCAAAATGAAAGGACCACAAAACTAA
- a CDS encoding YlbG family protein, with protein sequence MAFDIQPRQSLIVYTYSLKQTRQLKRYGTVMYVSKKMRYVVLYVDQKDIDELTQKLQRLRFVKRVVPSMRPQINETFNGVTNPVEDAEAKDDEG encoded by the coding sequence ATGGCATTTGACATTCAGCCACGGCAAAGTTTAATTGTTTACACGTATAGCTTGAAACAAACGCGCCAGCTGAAACGTTACGGTACCGTCATGTACGTGTCCAAGAAGATGCGGTATGTGGTCCTGTACGTGGATCAAAAAGACATTGATGAATTAACGCAAAAACTACAACGTTTACGGTTTGTTAAGCGGGTAGTACCGTCGATGCGGCCCCAAATTAATGAAACGTTTAATGGGGTGACCAACCCCGTGGAAGACGCGGAAGCAAAGGATGATGAAGGATGA
- a CDS encoding ComE operon protein 2: protein MTKERIPWDQYFMLQALVISTRSTCNRLSVGAIVVRDRRIIAGGYNGSVSGDDHCLDQGCYLVDGHCVRTIHAEMNAVLQCAKFGEATDGAEIYVTDFPCLQCTKMLLQAGITKITYLRNYHNDPYAQKLLDLKHVAVQQVTVDPQLLTHLSFDQPKTGQ from the coding sequence ATGACTAAAGAACGAATTCCGTGGGACCAATATTTTATGCTACAAGCGTTAGTGATTTCGACTCGGAGCACCTGTAACCGGCTGTCTGTCGGAGCCATTGTGGTTCGCGATCGCCGCATCATTGCGGGCGGTTACAACGGCTCGGTTTCGGGTGACGACCATTGCCTAGACCAGGGGTGTTACCTGGTCGACGGGCACTGTGTCCGGACGATTCACGCAGAAATGAACGCTGTTTTGCAGTGTGCCAAGTTTGGCGAGGCCACGGATGGCGCGGAAATCTACGTTACGGACTTCCCGTGCTTACAATGCACCAAGATGCTGTTACAGGCGGGGATCACCAAAATTACCTACCTGCGGAATTACCATAACGACCCGTACGCCCAGAAACTGTTAGATTTAAAACACGTGGCTGTGCAACAGGTCACTGTTGATCCACAGCTGTTAACGCACTTATCGTTTGACCAACCGAAAACGGGGCAGTGA
- a CDS encoding inositol monophosphatase family protein, giving the protein MATDWQQLSRDVEALLRKARRQVMAKMQQTLTVDEKTGRKDLVTNVDKGNEQFLIQAIRQLDPQAQVLGEEGFGDRVTSVQGRLWVVDPIDGTMNFVKQRDNFAMMIGIYQDGVGQLGFIYDVMNDVLYHGGPQVGGVWANQQRLSAPANLALADGLIGMSSPLVIKDIAHTQAIVHASAGMRIYGSAGIEMINIMLGKTLGYISYLKPWDFAAGQVLLNTLGVRTSTIDGQPLDMLSSNLVLVATKQAQRDILQIEEDDVSL; this is encoded by the coding sequence ATGGCAACGGATTGGCAACAATTAAGTCGAGACGTCGAGGCGCTTTTGAGAAAAGCCCGGCGGCAGGTCATGGCGAAGATGCAACAAACCCTAACGGTCGACGAGAAGACCGGGCGCAAGGACCTCGTCACCAATGTGGATAAGGGAAACGAGCAATTCTTGATTCAGGCAATTCGTCAGCTGGATCCCCAAGCGCAGGTTTTAGGTGAGGAAGGGTTTGGGGATCGGGTAACCTCCGTTCAAGGACGGCTATGGGTCGTTGATCCCATCGACGGCACCATGAACTTTGTCAAACAACGGGATAATTTCGCCATGATGATTGGAATTTATCAGGATGGTGTGGGACAACTAGGCTTCATTTACGATGTAATGAACGACGTCTTATATCACGGGGGACCACAGGTCGGCGGTGTCTGGGCCAACCAACAACGGCTGAGTGCGCCGGCGAATCTAGCCTTAGCGGACGGGCTGATTGGCATGAGCTCACCTTTAGTGATTAAGGACATTGCTCATACCCAAGCGATTGTGCATGCCAGTGCCGGGATGCGCATTTATGGTAGTGCCGGAATTGAAATGATTAATATTATGTTAGGCAAGACCTTAGGGTACATTTCTTACCTGAAACCGTGGGATTTCGCGGCGGGACAGGTTTTGTTAAATACCTTAGGGGTTCGGACCTCAACTATTGACGGACAACCGCTTGATATGCTATCATCTAACCTTGTACTAGTAGCGACGAAACAAGCGCAACGTGATATTCTCCAAATTGAAGAAGATGACGTCTCACTGTGA
- a CDS encoding DUF4131 domain-containing protein has protein sequence MTAAHWFLASLPVAALSVILGGHWLGGGLLLVLSIGRVITLRSLPTLLMTGGLLLGFAGWFGWRQTQLAHRQLAVTTLQPVTLRLRVQPDSPVIHGSGYTLVGQQLNGERLTVHGTLHSADELAHLRQLRHPTWWTVTGQESGLLPAPNFNQFDAARYWANRCIVNTVRATSVTWRPAPSRGLTWWTDT, from the coding sequence GTGACTGCGGCCCACTGGTTTTTGGCCAGTCTACCGGTCGCCGCGTTAAGCGTGATCTTAGGGGGTCACTGGTTAGGCGGCGGGTTACTGCTAGTCTTGAGTATCGGACGGGTCATCACGTTGCGGTCGTTACCCACTCTACTAATGACCGGGGGATTATTGCTGGGATTTGCCGGGTGGTTTGGTTGGCGCCAAACACAGTTAGCCCACCGCCAACTCGCCGTGACGACGCTTCAACCGGTTACCTTACGTTTACGGGTCCAACCGGACAGTCCTGTGATTCACGGTAGCGGGTATACACTCGTGGGACAACAATTAAACGGGGAGCGCCTGACGGTTCATGGCACGCTGCACTCAGCTGATGAATTAGCGCATCTGCGGCAACTCCGGCACCCCACTTGGTGGACGGTCACGGGTCAGGAGAGCGGCTTGCTACCAGCCCCGAACTTTAACCAGTTTGATGCGGCCCGCTACTGGGCCAATCGGTGCATCGTCAATACCGTGAGGGCGACGAGTGTGACCTGGCGACCGGCTCCAAGCCGGGGGCTGACTTGGTGGACGGATACCTGA
- the typA gene encoding translational GTPase TypA: MKTRDDIRNIAIIAHVDHGKTTLVNEMLKQSDTLDSHTSIEDRALDSNAIERERGITILSKNTAVRYGDKQINILDTPGHADFGGEVERIMRMVDGVLLVVDAYEGTMPQTRFVLKKALEQHLTPIVVINKVDRPGARPSEVVDEVLDLFIELGADEDQLDFPVVYASAMNGTSSYDPDLDTQEHTMKPIFDTIIKHIPAPIDNEDEPLQFQVAMLDYNDFVGRVGIGRIFRGKIKVGDNVTVMKLDGSKQNFRVTKLFGYFGLKRLEINEAKAGDLIAVSGMEEINVGETVVDPNHLEPLPLLRIDEPTLKMTFRTNDSPFAGREGKFVTSRQIEERLKRELHTDVSLRVDDTDNPGAWVVSGRGELHLSILIETMRREGYELQASRPEVIYKTVDNTRCEPFESVQIDTPDEYTGAIIDSLSKRKGEMKNMEAVGNGQTRLTFLAPTRGLIGYSTDFLSMTRGYGIMNHTFSKYMPVIKNWNPGRRNGTLVSINSGKVTTYAIMAVQDRGIIFTPAGTEVYEGMIIGQNSRENDISVNITRGRNQTNVRAAGSEDIAKVKTPLVMSLEESLEFINEDEFCEITPEHVRLRKQILNTSEREKAAKKLRHGNNK; this comes from the coding sequence TTGAAAACCAGAGATGATATCCGTAACATTGCCATCATTGCCCACGTTGACCACGGGAAGACGACCTTAGTTAACGAAATGCTGAAACAGTCCGATACGTTGGACTCCCACACGTCCATTGAGGACCGGGCACTGGACTCGAACGCAATCGAACGGGAACGGGGAATCACGATCCTGTCCAAGAACACTGCGGTTCGTTACGGCGACAAGCAAATCAACATTTTGGACACCCCAGGACACGCCGACTTTGGTGGTGAAGTGGAACGGATCATGCGCATGGTTGACGGCGTTTTGTTGGTAGTCGATGCCTACGAAGGAACGATGCCACAAACCCGTTTCGTTTTGAAGAAAGCCTTGGAACAACACTTGACCCCAATTGTGGTCATCAACAAGGTTGACCGTCCAGGCGCTCGTCCATCCGAAGTGGTTGACGAAGTTTTGGACCTCTTCATTGAATTAGGTGCCGACGAAGACCAACTGGACTTCCCTGTCGTTTATGCTTCAGCCATGAACGGGACTTCCAGTTACGATCCAGACTTGGACACCCAAGAACACACCATGAAGCCAATCTTTGACACGATTATCAAGCACATCCCAGCACCAATCGATAACGAAGACGAACCGTTACAATTCCAAGTTGCGATGTTGGACTACAACGATTTCGTTGGTCGGGTTGGGATCGGTCGGATTTTCCGTGGGAAGATCAAGGTCGGCGATAACGTGACTGTTATGAAGCTGGACGGCTCCAAGCAAAACTTCCGGGTTACCAAGTTATTTGGGTACTTTGGTTTGAAGCGTTTGGAAATCAACGAGGCCAAGGCCGGGGACTTGATTGCCGTTTCTGGGATGGAAGAAATCAACGTTGGGGAAACCGTTGTGGACCCGAACCACTTGGAACCACTTCCACTGTTACGGATTGACGAACCAACCTTGAAGATGACTTTCCGGACGAACGACTCGCCATTTGCTGGTCGCGAAGGGAAATTTGTAACGTCTCGTCAAATCGAAGAACGGTTGAAGCGTGAACTGCACACCGACGTGTCCTTGCGGGTTGACGACACGGATAATCCAGGTGCCTGGGTCGTATCCGGTCGTGGTGAATTGCACTTGTCCATCTTGATTGAAACTATGCGGCGTGAAGGTTACGAATTGCAAGCTTCCCGTCCAGAAGTTATCTACAAGACGGTCGACAACACGCGTTGCGAACCATTCGAATCCGTGCAAATTGACACCCCTGACGAATACACTGGGGCCATCATTGACTCCCTGTCCAAGCGCAAGGGTGAAATGAAGAACATGGAGGCCGTGGGTAACGGCCAAACTCGGTTGACCTTCTTGGCCCCAACTCGTGGGTTGATTGGGTACTCCACGGACTTCCTGTCCATGACCCGGGGTTACGGGATCATGAACCACACGTTCTCCAAGTACATGCCAGTGATTAAGAACTGGAACCCAGGTCGTCGTAACGGGACGTTGGTTTCCATCAACTCTGGTAAGGTTACGACTTATGCCATCATGGCCGTTCAAGACCGGGGAATTATCTTTACGCCTGCCGGGACGGAAGTCTACGAAGGGATGATCATCGGTCAAAATAGTCGTGAAAACGACATCTCCGTGAACATCACGCGTGGCCGGAACCAAACCAACGTCCGGGCCGCTGGTTCTGAAGATATTGCGAAGGTTAAAACGCCATTAGTAATGTCGCTGGAAGAATCTCTGGAATTCATCAACGAAGACGAATTCTGTGAAATTACGCCAGAACACGTCCGTTTACGGAAGCAAATCTTAAATACCAGTGAACGTGAAAAGGCAGCTAAGAAGTTGCGTCACGGGAACAACAAGTAA